The DNA region aaaattttcctGTGAAGCAAAAAATAATCTTAAGGTTAATCACAAATGGCTATCGCAAAGAACCTCCCAATCCTTAAGAACCACTTCAGAAAGCACTGGCAGGAGAGAGTCAGAGTCCACTTGGACCAAGCCGGCAAGAAGGTGTCAAGAAGACAAGCCAGAGCTGCCAAGGCTGCCAAATTGGCCCCAAAGCCAATCGACTCTCTTAGACCAGCTGTGAGATGCCCAACCATCAGATACAACAGAAAAGTCAGAGCCGGAAAAGGATTTTCTCTTGCTGAGTTGAAGGCCGTTGGATTGACTCCTAAATACGCCAGAACCATCGGAATTTCCGTTGACCACAGAAGAGTGAACAGATCCACCGAGATTTTCGAGACCAACGTCGCCAGACTTCAGAAATACAAGGACTCCTTGATCATCT from Ogataea parapolymorpha DL-1 chromosome V, whole genome shotgun sequence includes:
- a CDS encoding 60S ribosomal protein L13, which produces MAIAKNLPILKNHFRKHWQERVRVHLDQAGKKVSRRQARAAKAAKLAPKPIDSLRPAVRCPTIRYNRKVRAGKGFSLAELKAVGLTPKYARTIGISVDHRRVNRSTEIFETNVARLQKYKDSLIIFDKNTKPSGEQVSIGATFPVEQPAADTEPRAVVVPEQTAFRTLRLARSEKKYKGIKEKRAKDKAEAEAEKKK